In Bacteroidales bacterium, one genomic interval encodes:
- a CDS encoding FtsX-like permease family protein, producing MVNLFSGIQGLIWIVGIGTLLAGIVGVSNIMMIIVKERTQEIGIQRAIGATPLAIIAQIITESVFLTAIAGYIGLVFGVAIIEGVNFWLSQSGASTGMFSNPSVDFGVAVKALIVLIISGAMAGMIPARRAVSIKPIDALRDE from the coding sequence ATGGTTAACCTGTTTAGCGGCATCCAGGGCTTGATCTGGATTGTTGGCATTGGAACCCTCCTCGCCGGAATTGTCGGGGTGAGCAATATCATGATGATCATAGTAAAGGAACGAACCCAGGAAATCGGCATTCAGCGGGCAATTGGAGCAACGCCATTAGCCATCATCGCACAGATTATCACCGAATCGGTTTTTCTTACAGCCATTGCAGGCTATATCGGGCTGGTTTTCGGGGTGGCTATTATTGAAGGGGTAAACTTCTGGCTGTCTCAATCCGGGGCATCAACGGGTATGTTCAGCAATCCTTCGGTAGATTTTGGCGTGGCCGTAAAAGCGCTGATCGTATTGATTATTAGTGGCGCTATGGCCGGTATGATCCCAGCCAGACGGGCGGTGAGCATCAAACCCATTGATGCATTGAGGGATGAATAA